A region from the Vicia villosa cultivar HV-30 ecotype Madison, WI linkage group LG3, Vvil1.0, whole genome shotgun sequence genome encodes:
- the LOC131661716 gene encoding linamarin synthase 1-like has product MDSTPNHTQKPHALFVPFPAQGHVSPSMQLAKLFRCNGFHITFVNTEFNHKRLIKSLGEEFVKGLPDFQFETIPDGLPESDKDATQDIPKLRDSIRKNCYGPSKELVIKLNTSSPHPVTCIIADGTLGFAGRVAKELGIQELQFWTASACGLLGYLQYDELVKRGILPFKDENFIGDGTLERSLDWISGMKDIRLKDLPSFMRVTNLNDIMFDSLSSEAQNCLRSSTIIINTYEELEEDSLHALRAKNPNIYSIGPIHMLDRHFPHNENGFKASGSSFWKSDVDCLKWLHKWEPNSVLYINFGSITVMTDLHLKEFVWGIANSKLPFLWIMRQDIVMGETATLPQEVLEEIKDRGHITNWCLQDQVLGHPSIGGFLTHCGWNSTLETISYGVPTICWPSFGEQPTNCRYLCNTWKIGTEINHDVKREEVTKLVIEMIEGENGREMRQMSLKWKKKVAETTDLGGSSYNNFHKLIKKVLHNSVI; this is encoded by the exons ATGGATTCTACTCCTAATCATACCCAAAAGCCTCATGCTCTATTTGTACCATTTCCAGCACAGGGTCATGTGAGTCCCTCAATGCAGTTAGCCAAACTCTTCCGTTGCAATGGTTTCCACATAACCTTTGTCAACACTGAATTCAACCACAAACGATTGATAAAATCTCTTGGAGAAGAGTTTGTGAAAGGTCTCCCAGATTTTCAATTTGAGACCATACCTGATGGTTTACCAGAATCAGATAAAGATGCAACACAAGATATTCCAAAATTGCGTGACTCAATTAGGAAAAACTGTTATGGTCCATCCAAGGAGCTTGTGATTAAGCTCAACACTTCATCACCACATCCAGTTACTTGCATAATTGCTGATGGCACTTTAGGGTTTGCTGGAAGAGTAGCAAAAGAATTAGGCATTCAAGAGCTACAGTTTTGGACAGCTTCTGCTTGTGGCCTCCTTGGATATTTGCAATATGATGAACTTGTAAAAAGAGGAATTCTTCCATTCAAAG ATGAAAATTTTATTGGGGATGGCACCTTGGAAAGAAGCTTAGATTGGATATCAGGAATGAAAGATATCAGGTTAAAAGACCTTCCCAGCTTCATGAGAGTCACTAATTTAAATGATATTATGTTTGATTCCTTGAGTTCTGAAGCACAAAATTGTTtgagatcatcaacaatcatcattAACACATACGAAGAATTGGAAGAAGATTCTCTTCACGCCCTTAGGGCCAAAAACCCAAATATATATAGCATTGGACCAATTCACATGCTTGATAGGCATTTTCCTCATAATGAAAATGGTTTTAAAGCAAGTGGGTCAAGTTTTTGGAAAAGTGACGTAGATTGCCTTAAATGGTTGCATAAATGGGAACCTAACTCAGTACTATACATTAATTTTGGAAGTATAACAGTTATGACTGATCTTCACTTAAAAGAGTTTGTTTGGGGAATAGCAAATAGTAAGTTACCATTTTTATGGATAATGAGGCAAGATATAGTAATGGGTGAAACCGCCACTTTGCCACAAGAGGTTCTAGAAGAGATTAAAGATAGAGGCCACATAACTAATTGGTGCCTTCAAGATCAAGTGCTTGGTCACCCATCAATTGGAGGGTTCCTAACTCATTGTGGTTGGAATTCAACACTTGAGACTATTTCCTATGGCGTCCCTACTATTTGTTGGCCTTCCTTTGGGGAGCAACCAACAAATTGTAGGTATTTATGCAACACTTGGAAAATAGGGACAGAAATTAACCATGACGTGAAAAGGGAAGAGGTGACAAAACTTGTGATAGAAATGATAGAAGGAGAAAATGGAAGAGAAATGAGACAAATGAGCTTAAAGTGGAAGAAGAAAGTTGCAGAAACTACTGATTTAGGGGGATCTTCATACAATAATTTCCATAAGTTAATCAAAAAGGTTCTTCATAATAGTGTTATTTGA
- the LOC131655984 gene encoding NADH--cytochrome b5 reductase 1-like, whose protein sequence is MDFLRTQRIEVISMAVALVAIVGGTAYYYYLTKKPKGCLDPENFQEFKLVKRTQLSHNVAKFRFELPDSSSVLGLPIGQHISCRGKDSLGEEVIKPYTPTTLDTDIGYFELVVKMYPQGRMSHHFSEMREGDYLDVKGPKGRFKYQPNQVKVFGMIAGGTGITPMFQVIRAILENPQDKTYINLIYANVTREDILLKQELDLLAVKFPYRIKVYYVLNQPPEIWNAGVGFVTKEMIQKRFPAPASNIKILRCGPPPMNKAMAAHLEELGYTSDMQFQF, encoded by the exons ATGGATTTTCTTCGGACTCAGAGGATCGAGGTGATAAGCATGGCAGTAGCTCTTGTTGCCATTGTTGGTGGTACCGCTTACTATTACTATCtcaccaagaaacctaaag GGTGCTTGGATCCTGAGAATTTCCAGGAATTTAAACTTGTCAAGCGCACTCAACTCAGTCATAATGTTGCCAAGTTCAGATTTGAACTTCCCGATTCAAGCTCCGTGTTGGGACTCCCCATTGGACAACATATCAGCTGCAG AGGGAAAGACAGTCTTGGCGAAGAAGTAATCAAACCATATACTCCAACAACATTGGATACTGATATTGGATACTTTGAATTGGTCGTAAAG ATGTATCCACAAGGAAGAATGTCTCATCACTTCAGTGAGATGCGTGAAGGTGATTACTTAGACGTGAAAGGACCAAAG GGACGCTTTAAGTACCAACCCAACCAAGTAAAAGTTTTTGGAATGATTGCTGGTGGCACCGGTATCACTCCAATGTTTCAG GTTATAAGAGCTATACTAGAAAATCCACAGGATAAAACCTACATAAATTTGATATATGCCAATGTCACACGTGAGGACATTCTTCTAAAG CAAGAGTTGGATCTTTTGGCAGTTAAGTTTCCATATCGAATTAAAGTTTATTATGTTCTAAATCAG CCACCAGAGATATGGAATGCTGGAGTCGGATTCGTAACCAAGGAAATGATCCAAAAACGCTTCCCTGCACCAGCATCCAATATTAAG ATATTAAGGTGTGGACCACCTCCCATGAACAAGGCTAT
- the LOC131655985 gene encoding linamarin synthase 1-like yields the protein MDATPNNTQKPHAVFIPFPAQGHVNPSMQLAKLFRCNGFYITFVNTEFNHKRLIKSLGEEFVKGLPDFQFETIPDGLPESDKDATQDIPTLCDATRKNCYGPFKELVIKLNASSPHPVSCIVADGTHGFAGRVARELGIQELQLWTASACGFVGYLQFEELVKRGILPFKDENFIVDGTLETSLDWISGMKDIRLKDLPSFIRVTDLNDTMFDFLGSEAQNCLRSSKVIINTFEELEDEALQTLRAKNPNIYSIGPISLLGRNFPEQENGFKAKGSSFWKNDPECIEWLNKWEACSVLYINYGSITVMTDHHLREFAWGIANSKLPFLWIMRSDVVIGGTTTLPQEFLDEVKDRGFITSWCFQDQVLAHPSVGGFLTHCGWNSTLETISYGVPTICWPFFAEQQTNCRYLCNNWKIGMEINHDVKRVEITKLVLEMMEGEEGKEMRQKSLEWKKKATTATNLGGSSYNNFQKLIKEVLHHNDI from the exons atggaTGCCACGCCTAATAATACCCAAAAACCCCATGCTGTATTCATACCATTTCCAGCACAGGGTCATGTGAATCCTTCAATGCAGTTAGCCAAACTCTTCCGTTGCAATGGTTTCTACATAACCTTTGTCAACACTGAGTTTAATCACAAACGTTTGATAAAATCTCTTGGAGAAGAGTTTGTGAAAGGTCTCCCTGATTTTCAATTTGAGACCATACCTGATGGCTTACCAGAATCAGATAAGGATGCAACACAAGATATTCCAACATTGTGTGATGCAACTAGGAAAAACTGTTATGGTCCATTCAAAGAGCTTGTGATTAAGCTCAACGCTTCATCACCTCATCCAGTTAGTTGCATAGTTGCTGATGGCACTCATGGCTTTGCTGGAAGAGTGGCTAGAGAATTGGGCATTCAAGAGTTACAGTTATGGACAGCTTCTGCATGTGGCTTTGTTGGATATTTGCAATTTGAGGAACTTGTCAAAAGAGGAATTCTTCCATTCAAAG ATGAAAATTTTATTGTCGATGGCACCTTGGAGACAAGTCTAGATTGGATCTCCGGAATGAAAGATATCAGATTGAAAGACCTTCCAAGTTTTATAAGAGTCACTGATCTAAATGATACAATGTTTGACTTTCTGGGTTCTGAAGCACAAAATTGTTTGAGGTCATCAAAAGTCATCATTAACACATTTGAAGAATTGGAAGATGAAGCTCTCCAGACTCTTAGGGCCAAGAACCCAAACATATATAGCATTGGCCCGATTTCCCTGCTTGGTAGGAATTTTCCTGAACAAGAGAATGGTTTTAAAGCAAAAGGTTCAAGTTTTTGGAAAAATGATCCAGAATGTATAGAATGGTTGAATAAATGGGAAGCTTGCTCAGTACTTTATATTAATTATGGAAGTATAACTGTAATGACTGATCATCACTTAAGAGAGTTTGCTTGGGGGATAGCAAATAGCAAGTTACCATTTTTATGGATAATGAGATCAGATGTGGTAATTGGTGGAACTACCACTTTGCCACAGGAGTTTCTAGATGAAGTTAAAGATAGAGGGTTCATAACTAGTTGGTGCTTTCAAGACCAAGTTCTTGCTCATCCATCAGTTGGGGGATTCCTAACTCATTGTGGTTGGAATTCAACACTTGAAACTATTTCTTATGGTGTGCCTACTATTTGTTGGCCTTTCTTTGCAGAACAACAAACAAATTGTAGGTATTTATGCAACAATTGGAAAATAGGAATGGAAATTAACCATGATGTTAAAAGGGTGGAAATAACAAAACTTGTATTGGAAATGATggaaggagaagaaggaaaagagatgAGACAAAAGAGCTTAGAGTGGAAGAAGAAAGCTACAACTGCTACAAATTTGGGAGGATCATCATACAATAATTTTCAAAAGTTAATCAAGGAGGTTCTTCATCACAATGATATTTGA